Proteins encoded together in one Microcaecilia unicolor chromosome 3, aMicUni1.1, whole genome shotgun sequence window:
- the CDC42EP5 gene encoding cdc42 effector protein 5, whose amino-acid sequence MPILKQSSNAHTKKRPRIDREMISAPMGDFRHTMHVGRGGDAFGDTSFLSNHGPSPALLHEQPEARKNGSPGVGSLSQLSQSSGFASGAGSIASSPANSGSSMEDNLAIWNTGSNGSKTAQMDGVDWISPGDDCGLKHAESILSFHLDLGPSILDEVLGVMDKKEPDSEWSQTKGGLYCFDYKLSSGAASTERETSSRASPELLPPPQHNLAMPGGRAPRDSTSSATSAYEGDSEEVKHSAVYDGVHVSQEQSVPTSCHTEAEEIQEEEEEEEGGQSYTFDDTDDEIGL is encoded by the coding sequence ATGCCCATCCTCAAGCAGTCGAGCAACGCGCACACGAAAAAGCGCCCCAGAATAGATCGGGAGATGATCAGTGCCCCGATGGGCGATTTCCGTCACACCATGCATGTGGGGAGGGGTGGTGACGCCTTCGGAGACACCTCCTTCCTCAGCAACCACGGCCCCTCACCAGCCCTACTGCACGAGCAGCCTGAAGCCAGGAAAAATGGCTCCCCTGGGGTCGGCTCACTTAGCCAGCTCTCCCAGTCCTCGGGCTTCGCTTCCGGGGCTGGCAGCATTGCTTCCAGCCCGGCTAATTCTGGCTCGTCCATGGAGGACAACCTGGCTATTTGGAACACAGGAAGCAACGGCAGCAAAACTGCACAGATGGATGGCGTCGACTGGATATCGCCAGGGGACGACTGTGGTCTGAAGCATGCAGAGTCTATCCTGTCTTTCCACCTGGACCTGGGTCCATCTATCCTGGATGAGGTGTTGGGTGTGATGGACAAGAAGGAACCAGACAGCGAGTGGAGTCAGACCAAAGGGGGTCTGTACTGCTTTGACTACAAACTCTCCTCAGGGGCTGCTAGCACTGAAAGGGAGACATCTTCCCGGGCTTCACCAGAGCTTCTCCCACCCCCCCAGCACAATCTGGCCATGCCAGGAGGAAGGGCACCCAGGGACTCCACCTCCAGTGCCACATCTGCTTATGAAGGTGACAGCGAGGAGGTGAAGCACTCAGCAGTCTATGATGGTGTCCATGTCAGTCAGGAACAGAGTGTTCCCACCAGCTGCCATACTGAGGCAGAAGAAAttcaagaggaggaggaggaggaagagggagggcaaaGCTACACATTTGATGACACCGATGACGAAATAGGACTATAG